The proteins below come from a single Salinilacihabitans rarus genomic window:
- the sufD gene encoding Fe-S cluster assembly protein SufD, with amino-acid sequence MSTQVHANLTDEQVRQISGDLDEPEWLLEIRLEALEALDDLDMPDVIRTPGRDWTNLDELDYESLVDPLAYAEEKDQVGPDEADVLPWADALAEHEDLIREHFGSVVDPQENYLTALSTALFSTGTVVYVPEGVAAEDVTIRTEMNSRSLFNYTLVVTEESSSVTILERQSTGDDLDGERYYSGIVEVVAGENSSVQYGSLQNLDEETYNFTVKRGDADTYATVDFIEGNIGSKLTKTETSTTLDGDGAETKLVGAFFGHDDQHFDLDAKVWHRAEHTTADLVTRGVADDEARSVYEGVQDVGKEAWNTSSYQRENTLMLSDEAEADASPKLIINNHDTEASHSATVGQIDAEDLLYMTSRGVSERDARNMLVEGFFVPVLEEVAVDELREDLEELVARRLRE; translated from the coding sequence ATGAGCACGCAGGTACACGCAAACCTCACGGACGAGCAGGTACGGCAGATCAGCGGGGACCTCGACGAACCCGAGTGGCTCCTCGAGATCCGACTCGAGGCGCTCGAGGCGCTCGACGACCTCGACATGCCCGACGTGATCCGCACGCCGGGTCGCGACTGGACGAACCTCGACGAACTCGACTACGAGTCGCTGGTCGACCCGCTCGCCTACGCCGAGGAGAAAGATCAGGTCGGCCCCGACGAGGCCGACGTCCTCCCGTGGGCCGATGCGCTGGCCGAGCACGAGGACCTGATCCGCGAGCACTTCGGCTCCGTCGTCGACCCCCAGGAGAACTACCTGACGGCGCTGTCGACGGCCCTCTTTAGCACCGGGACCGTCGTCTACGTCCCCGAGGGCGTCGCCGCCGAGGACGTCACGATCCGCACCGAGATGAACTCCCGGTCGCTGTTCAACTACACGCTCGTCGTCACCGAGGAGTCGAGTTCGGTGACGATCTTAGAGCGCCAGTCGACCGGCGACGACCTCGACGGCGAGCGCTACTACAGCGGCATCGTCGAGGTCGTCGCCGGCGAGAACAGTTCGGTCCAGTACGGTTCGCTGCAGAACCTCGACGAGGAGACGTACAACTTCACGGTCAAGCGCGGCGACGCCGACACGTACGCGACCGTGGACTTCATCGAGGGCAACATCGGCTCGAAGCTCACGAAGACCGAGACCTCGACGACACTCGACGGCGACGGCGCCGAGACCAAACTCGTCGGCGCGTTCTTCGGCCACGACGACCAGCACTTCGACCTCGACGCGAAGGTCTGGCACCGCGCCGAGCACACCACGGCCGACCTCGTCACCCGCGGCGTCGCCGACGACGAGGCCCGCTCGGTCTACGAGGGCGTTCAGGACGTCGGCAAGGAGGCCTGGAACACCAGTTCCTACCAGCGCGAGAACACCCTCATGCTCTCGGACGAGGCCGAGGCCGACGCCTCGCCGAAGCTGATCATCAACAACCACGACACCGAGGCCTCCCACAGCGCCACCGTCGGCCAGATCGACGCCGAGGACCTGCTTTACATGACCTCCCGCGGCGTCTCCGAGCGCGACGCCCGGAACATGCTCGTCGAGGGCTTCTTCGTGCCCGTCCTCGAGGAGGTCGCGGTCGACGAACTCCGCGAGGATCTGGAGGAACTCGTCGCCCGGCGCCTTCGCGAGTAA
- a CDS encoding PQQ-binding-like beta-propeller repeat protein, whose translation MKRRTILERAGLLGLAGSPIVSGCLDTVTSAGDGDGYQWRYDVGGEIDAVSQGAVFVRERTAGDLPGGESPDSGPAADGEIVALDADTGDQRWTYGGAGGMDSDTDLTISDGVYFGYCTDDDCTDLTALELDGEERWTRDVDPGHHRPLVVDGVVYVANDAGPVRALDAATGETRWDRDLGEGESHPWRIADVGDVVSVETNAALVALDRETGDTRWRYEPAGDQVVTGAVIADGVAYVVTFDRVAAVAEGDEGWRREFEEVEGSPEVEGIASGRLFLLAERDRTADGRREFRLDAIDLATGDRDWTLGPIEHPNPEYRPRVALHDEVAYVGTDRLRALDAATGDERWSESLDSGSIRSVSVAEEDVSEDHAVFVHGDGNRLASFAPDGERTWEGSVPGEIGNYLVGDSVFVATDEGIYALDRRDDP comes from the coding sequence ATGAAACGGCGAACGATCCTCGAACGTGCAGGACTGCTCGGGCTGGCCGGTAGTCCGATAGTGAGTGGCTGTCTGGATACCGTCACCAGCGCCGGTGACGGTGACGGGTACCAGTGGAGATACGACGTGGGTGGGGAGATCGACGCCGTCTCGCAGGGCGCCGTATTCGTCCGAGAGCGGACCGCCGGGGATCTCCCCGGCGGTGAGAGCCCCGACTCGGGGCCGGCGGCCGACGGGGAGATCGTCGCACTGGACGCCGACACCGGCGACCAGCGATGGACGTACGGGGGCGCGGGCGGGATGGACTCCGACACGGACCTCACGATTTCGGACGGCGTCTACTTCGGTTACTGCACCGACGACGACTGCACGGACCTGACCGCGCTCGAACTCGACGGCGAGGAGCGGTGGACGCGCGACGTCGATCCCGGCCACCACCGTCCGCTCGTGGTCGACGGCGTCGTCTACGTCGCCAACGACGCCGGCCCCGTGCGAGCCCTCGACGCGGCGACCGGCGAGACGCGGTGGGACCGCGATCTCGGCGAGGGGGAGTCCCATCCGTGGCGCATCGCCGACGTCGGCGACGTCGTCTCCGTCGAGACGAACGCCGCGCTCGTCGCACTCGACCGAGAGACGGGGGACACGCGCTGGCGGTACGAACCGGCCGGCGACCAGGTCGTTACGGGGGCGGTGATCGCGGACGGGGTCGCGTACGTCGTGACCTTCGATCGGGTCGCCGCGGTCGCCGAGGGCGACGAGGGGTGGCGACGGGAGTTCGAAGAGGTGGAGGGATCGCCGGAGGTCGAGGGCATCGCCTCGGGCCGACTGTTCCTGCTCGCGGAACGCGATCGCACCGCGGACGGGCGGCGGGAGTTTCGGCTGGACGCGATCGACCTCGCGACCGGCGACCGCGACTGGACGCTGGGACCGATCGAACACCCGAACCCGGAGTACAGACCACGGGTGGCCCTCCACGACGAGGTGGCGTACGTCGGCACCGACCGACTCCGGGCCCTCGACGCCGCGACCGGCGACGAACGCTGGAGCGAGTCGCTCGATAGCGGTTCGATCCGGTCGGTGTCCGTCGCCGAAGAGGACGTCTCGGAAGACCACGCCGTGTTCGTCCACGGCGACGGAAACCGACTCGCCAGTTTCGCTCCGGACGGCGAGCGGACGTGGGAGGGGTCGGTCCCCGGGGAGATCGGGAACTATCTCGTCGGTGACTCCGTGTTCGTGGCGACGGATGAGGGTATCTACGCGCTGGATCGACGGGACGACCCGTAA
- a CDS encoding ferritin-like domain-containing protein → MSLGQRVSNDHQLARLLQIGVVLEEVVESRAAHHIESLPDEERAAVDDDVQELLAEATEESAEHRRRLEALIDELDAETVSYEDINALVDARYGPPEDTDGVLYDQLCNEETAYKFYDDLIEAVEASDAEFALDRDRLLETLESIREEEKAGVQDVTELMERRA, encoded by the coding sequence ATGAGTCTGGGACAGCGCGTCTCGAACGACCACCAGCTCGCCCGGCTGTTGCAGATCGGGGTGGTGCTGGAGGAGGTCGTCGAGTCGCGCGCCGCCCACCACATCGAGTCGCTGCCCGACGAGGAGCGGGCGGCGGTCGACGACGACGTACAGGAACTCCTCGCCGAGGCGACCGAGGAGTCCGCCGAACACCGCCGGCGCCTCGAGGCGCTGATCGACGAACTCGACGCCGAGACCGTCTCCTACGAGGACATCAACGCGCTGGTCGACGCCCGCTACGGGCCGCCCGAGGACACCGACGGCGTCCTCTACGATCAGCTATGTAACGAGGAGACGGCCTACAAGTTCTACGACGACCTGATCGAGGCCGTCGAGGCCTCCGACGCCGAGTTCGCGCTCGACCGCGACCGGCTGCTGGAGACGCTGGAGTCGATCCGCGAGGAGGAAAAAGCGGGCGTCCAGGACGTCACCGAACTCATGGAGCGACGAGCATGA
- a CDS encoding metal-dependent transcriptional regulator, which yields MNTADQYLKAVYLAQRIEDGPASTGTLAEMLEVSPASVNEMIGKLESRGLLEHEKYKGARLTDEGLERAHDALQTYCIIERFLANVLEVEEFREEARALESVIDDTVAERLDTIIDRRGECPDCFDPETDCCAYLEPEAGGAG from the coding sequence ATGAACACGGCAGACCAGTACCTGAAGGCGGTTTACCTCGCCCAGCGCATCGAAGACGGCCCCGCCTCCACGGGCACGCTCGCGGAGATGCTCGAGGTGAGTCCGGCGAGCGTCAACGAGATGATCGGCAAACTCGAATCCCGGGGGCTGCTCGAACACGAGAAGTACAAGGGCGCGCGGCTGACCGACGAGGGACTCGAACGCGCCCACGACGCCCTCCAGACGTACTGCATCATCGAACGGTTCCTCGCGAACGTCCTCGAAGTCGAGGAGTTCCGCGAGGAGGCCCGCGCTCTGGAGAGCGTCATCGACGACACCGTCGCCGAACGCCTCGACACCATCATCGACCGCCGCGGGGAGTGTCCGGACTGTTTCGACCCGGAGACGGACTGCTGTGCGTACCTCGAACCCGAGGCCGGCGGCGCGGGCTGA